The genomic DNA ACGTCCTTGACGTTGTCGAGGTAGATGGCCTGCGGGTCGAGCAGGACGGCGGGGACGTCCGCGTTGCTCTCGGTGTCCTTGACCGAGCCGGTCGCCGCGGGCTTCTCGCCCTTGGCGAGGGCGATGGCGAGCTGGGACGCCGCGTCGGCCTCCTTCTTGATCGCCTTGTAGACCGTCATGCACTGGTCGCCGGCGAGGATGTTCTGCAGCCCCTGCACGGTGGCGTCCTGGCCGGTGACCGGGACCTTGCCGTTGAGGTTGTTCTTCTTCAGCACGGTGATGGCGGCGTTGCCGAGACCGTCGTTGGCGGCCAGCACGCCGCCGATCTTCGGCTGTTCGGTGAGCATCTGCTCGAAGATCGTGCCCGCCTGCGCGTTGTCCCAGTCCGGCACCGACTGGTCCGGGCCCTTGACGTAGTCCTTGGAGTCGTACTTGGCCTTGAGCACGCCGTCGTAGCCGTTCTTGAACAACGTGGCGTTGTTGTCGGTGGGCGAGCCGTTGAGCTCGGCGATGATCGGCTTGTCGGCCTTCTTGTCGGTCAGGCACTTGACCAGGCCCTCACCCTGCAGGGTGCCGACCTTGGTGTTGTCGAAGCTGACGTAGTAGGAGGCGCCGCCGTTCAGGGTCAGCCGGTCGTAGTCGATCGTGGCCACGCCCTGGGACTTGGCCTTGTCGAGCACGGCCTTACCGGTGCCGCTGTCCAGGTTGACGATCATCAGCACGGTCGCGCCGTTGGTGATCATCTGGTCGGCGATGGTCTGGAACTGGGTCTTGTCGCCCTGGGCGTTCTGGATGTCGTAGGCGACGCCCGCGGCCTTGAACGCCTCCTCCAGATACTTGCGGTCCGCGGTCTCCCAGCGGGCCGAGGACTTGCTGTCCGGCAGGATGACGCCGACCTTGCCGGCGGCCGCCTGGCTCGCGGCGGGAGCGGAGGAGCTGCTCTGGGCGGTGGTGGTGCCGCTGTCATCACCGCAGGCCGTGAGACCGAGGGTCATCACAGCGGCGGCGGCGGTCAGGCTGAGGATCCCCTTGCGCATGGTGCACGGGTCCTTTCTTCGGGAATTGAGGGGCAGAAGTGGGGCATAGATCTGGGGTGGGGGCATGCCAAGCTCGCGGGTACGGCCGTCCGGGTTCCGGCTCGCCGTTCCGTTGAATGTTGTTTGCCGCAACGTATTCCGCCGTTGGCCAGGAGCACCAGCCCCTGGACGGGTAAAGTTTGTTGTGTCCGGTAACAATCCAGAAACGCAGACTTAACCGATCGCGCCCTGCGCGATCAACGTCGGGAGCGGTAACCGGCCCCTGAGCGGCTTTCCGTCCCGGTCCCGGATCAGAGAAGCGCCCGGCGGCCTCACTCAACTTCAACTCCATCAAGA from Streptosporangium sp. NBC_01756 includes the following:
- a CDS encoding sugar ABC transporter substrate-binding protein — encoded protein: MRKGILSLTAAAAVMTLGLTACGDDSGTTTAQSSSSAPAASQAAAGKVGVILPDSKSSARWETADRKYLEEAFKAAGVAYDIQNAQGDKTQFQTIADQMITNGATVLMIVNLDSGTGKAVLDKAKSQGVATIDYDRLTLNGGASYYVSFDNTKVGTLQGEGLVKCLTDKKADKPIIAELNGSPTDNNATLFKNGYDGVLKAKYDSKDYVKGPDQSVPDWDNAQAGTIFEQMLTEQPKIGGVLAANDGLGNAAITVLKKNNLNGKVPVTGQDATVQGLQNILAGDQCMTVYKAIKKEADAASQLAIALAKGEKPAATGSVKDTESNADVPAVLLDPQAIYLDNVKDVVADGYVTKDELCTGDYAAKCTEAGIQ